The Apodemus sylvaticus chromosome 17, mApoSyl1.1, whole genome shotgun sequence genome contains a region encoding:
- the LOC127667277 gene encoding lymphocyte antigen 6H isoform X1 yields the protein MPAPQRTPACSPRASFRPYRSMLPAAMKSLGLALLALLLCPSPAHGLWCQDCTLANSSHCAPKQCQPTDTVCASVRITDPSSSRKDHSVNKMCASSCDFVKRHFFSDYLMGFINSGILKVDVDCCEKDLCNEASAAGRSPWALAGGLLLSLGPALLWAGP from the exons AT GCCTGCACCCCAGAGGACCCCCGCCTGTAGCCCCCGCGCTTCTTTCAGGCCCTATCGGAGCATGCTTCCTGCAGCCATGAAGAGCCTCGGCCTGGCGCTGCTGGCCTTGCTTCTCTGCCCCTCGCcgg CCCACGGCCTGTGGTGCCAGGACTGCACCCTGGCCAATTCCAGCCATTGCGCTCCGAAGCAGTGCCAGCCCACCGATACCGTTTGTGCCAGCGTGCGGATCACCGACCCCAGCAGCA GCAGGAAGGACCATTCTGTGAACAAGATGTGTGCTTCCTCCTGCGACTTCGTTAAGCGGCACTTTTTCTCAGACTATCTGATGGGTTTCATTAACTCTGGGATCTTAAAAGTCGACGTGGACTGCTGCGAGAAAGATTTGTGCAACGAGGCCTCAGCAGCAGGACGCAGCCCCTGGGCCCTGGCTGGGGGGCTCCTGCTCAGCCTGGGGCCTGCTCTCCTCTGGGCTGGGCCCTAa
- the LOC127667277 gene encoding lymphocyte antigen 6H isoform X2 yields MLPAAMKSLGLALLALLLCPSPAHGLWCQDCTLANSSHCAPKQCQPTDTVCASVRITDPSSSRKDHSVNKMCASSCDFVKRHFFSDYLMGFINSGILKVDVDCCEKDLCNEASAAGRSPWALAGGLLLSLGPALLWAGP; encoded by the exons ATGCTTCCTGCAGCCATGAAGAGCCTCGGCCTGGCGCTGCTGGCCTTGCTTCTCTGCCCCTCGCcgg CCCACGGCCTGTGGTGCCAGGACTGCACCCTGGCCAATTCCAGCCATTGCGCTCCGAAGCAGTGCCAGCCCACCGATACCGTTTGTGCCAGCGTGCGGATCACCGACCCCAGCAGCA GCAGGAAGGACCATTCTGTGAACAAGATGTGTGCTTCCTCCTGCGACTTCGTTAAGCGGCACTTTTTCTCAGACTATCTGATGGGTTTCATTAACTCTGGGATCTTAAAAGTCGACGTGGACTGCTGCGAGAAAGATTTGTGCAACGAGGCCTCAGCAGCAGGACGCAGCCCCTGGGCCCTGGCTGGGGGGCTCCTGCTCAGCCTGGGGCCTGCTCTCCTCTGGGCTGGGCCCTAa